The following proteins come from a genomic window of Streptomyces sp. Sge12:
- a CDS encoding glycosyl hydrolase family 18 protein → MHIRKPLIAAAATAALAAGALASFAGLGTAQAAGAGTTAAAGGVRIAYYDQWSVYGNAFYPKHLDTRGIAGKLDVINYSFGNIHPTNLTCFEANKAAGDDNNPNAGDGAGDSYADYQKSFSAADSVSGVADKWDQPIVGVFNQFKQLKAKYPHLKINISLGGWTYSKYFSDAAKTDASRKKLVSSCIDQYIKGNLPVEGGYGGQGVAAGIFDGIDIDWEYPGSSGGHLGNHYAPEDKQNFTLLLKEFREQLDAYGQANGGKKYLLTSALPAGQDKIKYIETDKIGAYLDYANIMTYDMHGAWDSDGPTYHQSPLYSPAGDPTDPIAPGTQKYSIDNAIDSWIDGNPAYGITGGFPASKLTLGYEFYYRGWKGVPAGANNGLAQSATGASGARPTSQQAGIANYKELGGLVDNAATTFWDDQAKASYFYKDGEFFTGLNQKSIQARVDYGKQRGLAGAMMYSLLGLDNNTTLLNQISDALGGTTVPPTTPPTTPPTTPPTTPPTTPPTTGCGSTPAYVAGTVYTAGNEVSHNGRKYKAQWWTQNETPGTTGEWGVWKDLGAC, encoded by the coding sequence ATGCACATCCGTAAACCCCTCATCGCGGCCGCCGCCACGGCCGCGCTGGCAGCCGGAGCGCTTGCCTCCTTCGCGGGACTCGGCACGGCCCAGGCCGCCGGCGCCGGCACCACCGCCGCGGCGGGCGGTGTCCGTATCGCCTACTACGACCAGTGGAGCGTGTACGGGAACGCCTTCTACCCCAAGCACCTCGACACCCGCGGCATAGCGGGCAAGCTGGACGTCATCAATTACTCGTTCGGCAACATCCACCCCACCAACCTCACCTGTTTCGAGGCGAACAAGGCGGCGGGCGACGACAACAACCCCAACGCCGGTGACGGTGCGGGCGACTCGTACGCCGACTACCAGAAGTCCTTCAGCGCCGCGGACAGCGTCAGCGGGGTCGCCGACAAGTGGGACCAGCCGATCGTCGGCGTCTTCAACCAGTTCAAGCAGCTGAAGGCCAAGTACCCCCACCTGAAGATCAACATCTCGCTGGGCGGCTGGACCTACTCCAAGTACTTCAGCGACGCGGCCAAGACCGACGCCTCCCGCAAGAAGCTCGTCTCCTCCTGCATCGACCAGTACATCAAGGGCAACCTGCCCGTCGAGGGCGGCTACGGCGGCCAGGGCGTCGCGGCCGGCATCTTCGACGGCATCGACATCGACTGGGAGTACCCGGGCTCCTCCGGCGGCCACCTCGGCAACCACTACGCCCCCGAGGACAAGCAGAACTTCACCCTCCTGCTCAAGGAGTTCCGCGAGCAGCTCGACGCCTACGGCCAGGCCAACGGCGGCAAGAAGTACCTGCTGACCTCGGCGCTCCCGGCCGGCCAGGACAAGATCAAGTACATCGAGACGGACAAGATCGGCGCGTACCTCGACTACGCGAACATCATGACGTACGACATGCACGGCGCCTGGGACAGCGACGGCCCGACGTACCACCAGTCCCCGCTGTACTCCCCGGCCGGCGACCCGACCGACCCGATCGCCCCGGGCACCCAGAAGTACAGCATCGACAACGCGATCGACTCCTGGATCGACGGCAACCCGGCCTACGGCATCACCGGCGGCTTCCCCGCCAGCAAGCTGACGCTGGGCTACGAGTTCTACTACCGCGGCTGGAAGGGCGTCCCCGCCGGGGCGAACAACGGCCTCGCCCAGTCCGCGACCGGCGCCTCGGGCGCCCGGCCCACCAGCCAGCAGGCCGGCATCGCCAACTACAAGGAGCTCGGCGGCCTCGTCGACAACGCGGCGACCACCTTCTGGGACGACCAGGCCAAGGCCTCGTACTTCTACAAGGACGGCGAGTTCTTCACCGGCCTGAACCAGAAGTCCATCCAGGCCCGGGTCGACTACGGCAAGCAGCGCGGCCTGGCCGGCGCGATGATGTACTCCCTGCTCGGCCTGGACAACAACACCACCCTGCTGAACCAGATCTCGGACGCCCTCGGCGGCACCACGGTCCCGCCGACCACCCCGCCGACGACGCCTCCGACCACTCCGCCCACCACGCCTCCGACGACCCCGCCGACCACCGGCTGCGGCTCGACCCCGGCGTACGTCGCGGGCACCGTCTACACCGCCGGCAACGAGGTCTCCCACAACGGCCGCAAGTACAAGGCCCAGTGGTGGACGCAGAACGAGACGCCGGGCACCACCGGTGAATGGGGTGTCTGGAAGGACCTCGGCGCCTGCTGA